The following is a genomic window from Asterias amurensis chromosome 8, ASM3211899v1.
gtagaaagatgttgtaaaagtagaatacaatgatccacacaaacatgcctcgaaattgcatggttttctttttacctcgtcgactaacacaagtggacatttatgggggtcaaaattttgactcccataaatggctgaccgtgttagttcgcacagtagaaggaaaaccacgcaatttcgaggtaaacttatgtggatcattgtattttacttttaaaacatctttccaaccatatgcattatatacaaaacggttacaaacgcttttgttttgaccaactcgtccgatccaaggcaacgtgttcctttaaccgcgCATAATAGAAGTAAGGTAAGTATCCGATTTCGGTGTATTCGGTTTCTGATTATTGCTTCAGTTATCTGTTTTTTAAGTAACAAGCAGAGGGCTTTAAATCTAAAACACGTCACCGTTGAGATTGAGTCCATTTAAGTTGTTTTCGTCATGTTTTTCTCAATATAACTTCTTGCACAATCACAGCTATAGAGCAATTAACAGGGCCCCATTCCAAAGTGCAATGgacacaggggggggggggttcttatGCTTGTATGttggccgggggggggggcactccTACGTGGGCACAATGCTTTGTAGCATTTGCACAAAAGCTCTGGCACTCAAGGTTATGTGGATTATTAAAGGGGGTGTACCTTTTGTAATTAAGACTCatagaaatttgtttggtaaacaGCGCTGGAGAACTGATGATTATAATGAAGCGTTGTTTAAAAGATAATTTTTTATCTGGTAAAGAGCACTTGAGAGCTACTGTTGGTAAAGAATGTTTAGAAACGGCATACCCTTTAAACTAATGTAGTTTTAAACTAAAGTAGTTTTGTTAAAAGAAAAGTTGTCACCAACAAATTTTAATGTGAAAAGGTTTTaagcaaagtctttctcgaccatctggaagcacacaaaaatagttttttccCTTTCATTCATTGTTTTCTCATAGCTTCAATGACAAATCGAGCTCAAAGTCAGATTTGTGAGTTTATGCGTATTAATATACAATTACCCAAGTGTATCCTGCACCGTTAAAGATTTAACGTTACACTAATGGCGTAAACGAAGAAATGCTCTGGGATTATGTATCGGTAAAGACATACACAATTAAGGACCCTTTAAAGCAACATGGTGAGAAGCGCTCAGTACAGCATGTTGAAAGTATTTACTATTTCTTGAAAGGATTCTCGTCTTCGCAGAATgcgtgtacaatttgttttaccgCAAGTATTTATGCTTAAACCGTTTCTTGGTGACTTTTCTCCAAGTCGTGAATGTTGACTATTCACGACTTTGTGTTCCAATAATAATTGGAGTCAGTATTTACGTTTTGGGGCACAAGTCGTGACTTTTGTTAAGCGTATTGACGTCAATGTAGGGTGGCCCTTTAGGGCCACCGTACAAACTATATTATTGCATCATCAACTTAACAACCCCATGCCTATTTTCTTTATCACAAAACGTATTCTGTACTTTGTACGTATTTTATGTCTATCTCCAGGTACGATTGGTGGAGTCATCAGTACTTTCAGCGACTGGGTATTCCCGTTGCTGACTACGTCCCAGTCTTTGGGAATATACTACAATGGCGACACGTACGTTTCAAGTTATCATTATAGCCCTtaccccttaaagccattatacactttcggcacagaaaaaataaaattccacagatttacaaataacttacagggtttacagaaagtaatggtgaaagacttctcttgaaatattattacatgaaatgctttacttttcgagaaaacattaaaacaattatcaattctcgttgtcgagaattacggatttattttaaacacatgtcctgacacggcgaaacgtgcggaaacaagggtgggttttcctacCTCCCCAAATTtctgaagcaatcatggttatgtttcttgcttaaaggaacacgttgccttggatcggtcgagttggtctttgaaaagcgtctgtaaccgtttgttataaaatgcatatggttagaaagacgatttaatagtagaatacaatgattcacacaaactttcctcgaaattgcgtggttttcctttaactttgcgaaccaacacggtcggtcatttatgggagtcaaaaaattgactcccataatggccgaccgtgtaatagtcgacgaggtaaaaggaaaaccacgccatTCCGAGTGATActggtgtggatcattttacattttactatctttctaattatatgcattttataacaaacggttacaaacgcttttgaccaactcgaccgatccaaggcaacgtgttcctttaaggacaatAAGCCATGGCGGATGTGAGCCACAGAAGAGCAAAATCCCACCAAACTTAGGCGATTCAACTTTCGAATATTAATTATGCAACCCATAAAAGACCAAATGTATGTTTTATTAACTACGGTTTTTCTTCATACCAAACAGGGATTTCATCAAACCTTTGCTGATTTCGCGAAAAAGTATGGCAAAGTTTTCGGGTAAGACCTTTAGGGAGTCGCCATTCATTGTAATTTAACTTGTGTCTAAACAGATTTATCGAAGATTAAAGTATAACATCAATTTAACACAAGTACTTACACTGCGTTAACAAGTACTAAAACGATTTAAACATGGACGCCTTTTTAAGTACTTAAACAcgtttaaaataattaaacgATTTTAAATCAAGTACTAAAACGATTGTAGTCCCGAAACATTTGTTTGCAccttattaaaatagtttagAGGGTTGTCGGTCCCAAGGCGTATCTAAAACCAATTAACTCCTTGCTGACGACAGTAATGGTAAAGTTTCTTGCTCAATGAAATGCGTGTCTTACGTGGTTTCAAAACCACTAATGACTCGACAATTTGCATTAGAGTTCTTCATGACATTATGCAGCAATGTTTAACACGCATGAATTCAAATTGCTCCGAGTGCTAAAACGCAAGAGATATGCTGTCCCAGTGTGTCAGATTGATTACAAGCTCATTTTGTTtatatgcagtggacactattggtaattactcaaaataattattagcataaaaccttacttggtaatgagtaatggggagaggttggtagtataaaacattgtgagaaacggctctctctgaagtgaagtagttttcgagacctcagatttagaatttgaggtcttgaaatcaagcatctgaaagcaatgcttagcatacaacttcgtgcgacaagggtgtttttttctttcataatatctcgcaacttcgatgaccgattgagctaaaatgatcacaggtttgttatttgtgagatgcaccaagtgagaagactggtctttgacaattaccaatagtgtccagtctttAAGTGCCTAATAAACAGCGATAAGATGTACATGTTTCGTTCGTTTATTATTGGGCCacatagtctttgacaataaccaaagttgTTCTTGTGATTTACTATATTTGTTTGTGTtctggtgtcccccccccctttttttaggATGTATGATTTTAGGAAACCATTGTTGATTGTAACTGATCCTGAGATCGTGAGGAATGTCTGCATCAAGAATTTCTCCAGTTTCAACAATCGTAGGGTAGGATTTCATAATATTTGGtttattctttaaaaacaaaattcccatgGCAATCAGAGGTCGAAAGACAGGAAAAAATACAGAGATTAAAAAGTACAACACAAAAATCACTATTACAAATTTAAGACATAATTGGTTAAGGAGAGTTATTTTTTTACagtaatatataaaacaaatttgttttaaaagttgtgGAACAATAACCTAGTCCGGTACATTCTCAATGCcatcttaaaagcagtggacactatttgtaattactcaaaataattattagcataaaacctttcttggtgacgagtaatggggagaggttgatatagtataaaacatcgtgagaaacggctccctctgaagtggcgtagttttcgagaaagaagtagtttttccacgaatttgaattcgagacctcaagtttagaatttgaggtctcgaaatcaagcatctgaaagcacagaacatCGTGTGACCTgagtgtttttactttcattattatctcgcaacttcgacgaccaattgagctcaagttttcacaggtttgatattttatgcatatgttgagatacaccaagtgagaagactggtctttgacaattaccaaaagtgtccactgtctttaaaaaagtaaGAAGACAATCTCAAAAGCTCATAACAATCCgcacactatttcaattcagtTGTTAGCAAGGCGTATGAGGTGAGGTAGAGGGCTTTTTCTAAAACGCTCTGTTCAGCATTGAAACTTTCTCAGGGTTCCGGATTTCCTAAGTTGGGGACCCACTATGAGACCTCTTTGGCCCAAATCGACTGTTTTCGATTCCCCACCAGTTTTCCTGATCCAGGTGTCCGAAGGCCTTCAGACTGGTTTTCGTGTAGAGTTGGAGGCATAAAGACAATTTTACCAAAAGCGGACGCTCTAACAAATGAACTGTAATTATTGACAGTTATTATTTGCATTTTATTGCAGAAGTTACCACTACGTCAGCGGCCTTTAGATAAGGGCTTAACGTTACTGGATTTCCAAGATTGGAAGGATGTCCGTAACGTAATTACACCGTCGTTCAGTGCGTCTAAAATGCGTCTGGTGAGTAGtaactagactggtcccctgaaAGACTCTGGGTATCGGCTTTACTCATCCAGTGTGTTAATTGGAAACAACATTGTGTCACAGCTATAGAGTTAAATGGTTACAGAGGGAGGATTAGCTGCGCGTTACGcaagcaaaaacgtgaacgtttACGTCAGGATATGTTGTTGTAAAAAAACTCACGTTTTAAGCATAATGTGAAATTACCATTTCTCGCGTCAGGTACGTactgcagacgtcatacgtgagcatgaaataagcccCAAGTGGTGACGCCACCTAgaaacgacacaattttcttacgttcacgttcacgtttttgctcgcgtatGGTGCAGCTGAACCTCCCTGTTGATGTTTTATATGTAAGCGTGAACATAGAATTTTATTCGGGATCAACGGTACATCCGTACCACGTGACCGTAAGGATCTTGACGAGCCTCTAAGTGTGACGTCAGTTGTTAAGTATTAAACATGCATGGGTCAGACTTAGGCCATGTCTAAAACggcaacttcggctacagctatacGACTAGACACTGGCAGACGCttgctgatctagccgtagctctaGCCTAAGTCGCCGCTTTGGACACGGCCTTAAACCGGATCCGGAATACCGGAGTTTCTGTTTCACAGTCATACTACACATTGTAGAAACCCGGGATGTAGAATTCCACATTTATTGACCAGATCCATCCGAACGGGTCATGATGACAAATTATGTATTTTATCATGTGAGGGCAATaccgaaataaatgtttttattgaatttggatttgaatttgaattaatTCTGTAGCCAATTCTGACCTCACCCTGTTCTTCCGAGTGAAATCGTTTTTTCGATCATCTAAAACAACTTGCATCTatgaaagcacaaacaaattgtgcaacaagtacgttttcctttttttctttttttctttcaactctGATGATTATTTGAGCCAAACCAAAATATTCACTGATTTATTTCGTGCAGATCTTTAGATACAACAAGtaagagtactggtctttgacaatattattaccaaaggtgtaaagtgcctttaaaaaggcagTATTCATTATTGAGTCACTATTTGCAGATCTTGTGTTTCGACACACACACTTTTTATTCACCAATGACATAAGCGACTGTTAATTGATATAATGAGTAACATTGATGTAACTGCTACATCATTGGTTTCGCAAGCGTACGGATACAGTCGAaactttgtgtgttcacgtgacgcgtatccGCGATTATCGTATTTTGCATACACGTTAGCAACGGATACGGGAGCTCGTACACATCGTAGAAAAACGGATACTATTTTGCAGACGTTTAGTTGTATctttgtcccagatcaaaaacattaCCCATGGAATGCTTCCACTGGTATCGTGTTTGATATAGATAAAAACCGTTTTAGTcattttgcaagcaaaacgatgagaaaatgcagGGTATATAAAACACGGGGTCTGTGTCGGTCATGTttgtcagaaaaacactcatatgaatgcgagcgcactagcgcactcaagtgaaacatacctataattgcgaaacaaaatccaacacacGGCTGACGTAAACGgatacggttatcatatccgtctgtatctgtatccgcacgCTGGCGAAACCTCTCAAGTatgcacattaccgagaacaatgaacTTTTCCtagcaagtctgctgccaccaagcgtcccacaAGTTGGTTCCCTATTAGTGAGTTAAATTAATGTTATCTCTTCAGATGTCTGTATTGTTAAATGACTGTTGTGATATTTTGGTTGGAAATATCAACGAAGCACAGAGTGGCGGGAAATCTGTCGATTGTAGACGGTGAGTCAGATCATGTTAGTTTTATATTGTTTCTTTCCTTTTGAGTTTGTAGTCGTGGTTGGTGTTTTCGTtattgtttgttcgtttgtttgtttgtcggggtgtttgtttgtttgtcttttgttttgtttttgtttgtttgttggtatGGGGTGTAtgcttgtttgttgtttgtcttttgttttgtttttgtttgtttgttggcgtgtatgcttgtttgtttgggtgtttgtttaatagtaataataataatttggggggctaatcatccatactcgcagctaagagctgaattgcgaaggacgcggctatacgtgttcgagaagctggcattcaagggcacctttggctgccagccacatcaacccatcatgaccatggagcacagccagagatttttttctttgattattctcttgcaagttcgattaccatttgagccaaaactttcacaggtttgctattttatgcaaatgttggggtacaccaagtaagtatactggtcttggacaaataccaaacgtgtccagtgcctttaaagccattggacactgcatcggaacagaaaaaaaagttcacagatttacaaataacttacagggcttacagaaggtaatggtgaaagacttcactTTACATATTATTGCATGaactgctttactttttgagaaaacattaaaacaaaatcaactctcgacatcgagaattacggcttttattttaaacacatgtcatgacacagcgaaacgtgcggatacgaGGGTaggttttccagttattttatCCCGActctcgatgaccgattgatgagcctaaattttcacatgtttgttattttatatataagttgtgatacacgtgtgggctttggacaatactttttaccgaaagtgtccaatggctttaataaacagtttttttttaacggtaGAATATTCGGAGGTTTTTCTATGGACGCTAGTGCAAGGTGTGGATTCGGATTGGAAGTGGATTCACAGAAAAACAAGGATGATCCATTCGTCAAACATGCCAAGAAGGGGGTTCAATTCAGCTTCTTCAAACCAGCCTTAATACTTGCCGGTGAGGACACAagaattaattgttttatttttttgaactaGAACTACTAGCAAGAACAATTATGTTAAGGAGAAtagacgagaaagtgtagatttatGAATAGAATGTACGGGCCgaaggcgagtacattgtaatcacgaatctacactttagagtctgggcccaatttcatagacctgcttaagcacacaattttgcttaagcaaaaaattcattgcttagtaaaattagattaccggccaagactccactcaattgttacgctaagttaacaacagctaaataccagtcacaagcaatgtatatggcatggcattttggccagtaacatgtgtaaaataagcgaatttttgcttaagcagctctataaaattggccccagatcTCTGACTTAAACGTTTTGGTTATGTAACAGTTTCAATGAGTTGGATTTCTCAATGGTAAATCTAACTTCTATCTAATTCCGTATACGTCGTCAAACGACGGTTGGTCACATTTTACAActattttacttgtttatatatAGGCAGGCATATGTAAGGGTTTGCACCATTATTAAGTACAACGTCAGTTTGCTCAGCTGAAAAGAATGTGATacttaaagtattttttttctcaactggaaaaatgtttttgtaaattaaaaacatattttcagctATGTTGTGTTGCACTTCATtctatctttcagtttggaaagtAAGTTTGAAGTTGAACTATTTACTTAAGTTTGTAATGAATTTACACGAAGTGTACACTAGATTCGTAACAGTAATCTAAACTGTTAACATAATTTTGGATCACATCTGTTTTTGATATTATATGTTATGTTTGTTTCGCTGGTAGCCGTCTTTCCGATCCTTGGGCCCGTATTTGACTACTTCGACATTGGTGTTTTTGATACCAGCGCGACCAAGTTTTTCTCTGACGTAACAAAGGACGCTTGTAAACTTCGCAAAGAGGAAGGAAAATCTGCTCCTCAGGTAATAACATGTAGAACGATGCAGACAATCATaggaatgggagactttggaacgctaggtggcagcagacttatacCAAGTAGTCATTGTTTACATAATTCTGAGCATACgcgcattaccgagaacaattgATTTACTTGGAAAATCTGCTGCCCACAAGTGCCCGAAAGTCCTTCATTGTCTGCACTTGTTATCACTGTTTATaacagattttgtttatttctagcAAAGACGCACCTGGAGTACGATTTTTGTTATTCAATGCGGATACATAATGATAATCGCCAGGATTACTTACAAAACTTTCATCTGTTGCTTGATTGCCTGTTACTCGTTATTAGCCTTTGCTTATTTGCTTATTCTAAAAAATCAAGTGGAAAATTGGGTCGGTGTAAAGGCCccatcctgtttttatcaaggcaaaatttttatgctaagcaaattgtttccttagcagctcaatgaaattgggttcaGGAGGGTAAGTCGAAGAGAGCAGACTAGAGAATAATCAAGAGTACGGGTAAATAGGATGTTTGTACAGTGGTTAGCGTGACATGGTCAATGAGGttgctatagaccttatcgcaaataccaatgcgcaagcgcagactgttgaatgaggtgcattgtgggatatatatgaatcaaattttgctaccagctagaccacaatgcatctaattccaagctttacgcgcgcgccccagtatttgcgaaaaggtctatagaggTCATGTAATAATAAAGGGTCGTCGAGGTAATTTATCAAGAACCAGCCCTCGGCGGGTTTATACCACTAggtgaaaaccgattcaacacactttgattcccattcataataacattttcactcaaaaaaatcaacactttttggtcaaaaagtaaaataaccGCCAAAATTAGGGtcgttcaatgatttctttcattaCAACACCCCTcgagctatgaaatggtaaggccctcgggtaaacacctccttataaggagattgctgcgTGCATCGctcgtatcgcgtgatgtggcacaactgttacagccgttgctctcgaccaacagaaatgaagaaactgtctaataAGCACAGGTGTATcaaagctcgcgtgtcacgcccacgtttcaacactttttaccggtgtTATAGCATCCGTTCAAACGCCTCCACGTGATTCCCtactgaccaatcagaatggataaactgtctaaggtatttatgaataacccGTGAATGTTATCTAGTCCCTGGCAGCCAGTCCAGACACCTGTGTCTGGTGGGTATTGTAATTGGGACGGGTTGTGAGCATGGGCCGGGTGGTGGACATGACCGTACAAATCACATGCTTACAATTTGTTTGACTTTGTAAAATTGACtatttttgtctttattttgttCAGCGTGTTGATATGTTGCAGTTGATGCTGAATGCTCATAACGACACAGATGAAGAACGGACTGATGTTGTCAAAGAGGGCGTACATAACCGCAGGGCTTTGACAATTGAAGAAGTTATGGCTCAGGTGATAAAGAAATTTTTTAACGTtcgttttttgtgtgtattgatTTGCAACGAGAAACCAAATGCATTTGAATGCACAATTGCATTACATTTGTTGTCTATGGGTAACCAAGAGGTGTCAACATTTAACATCAAaggatgttaaaggcactgtacacgtttggtaaatgtcagaGACCAGGGGTGCGTTCCGTTGGCGCACACtttgccaacagttgcgcaagttcgccaacaatttcaagtggaacaAGTTGCCCACtgccaccgttggcgaacgttggcaacctttaaggccggtttatagtcggtcgcgcgacggtcgcgcgatggaaatcttgacgcgcgatcctaaaaaacacagtttatagtcatcgtcGAGACCTCAGCGATGCTCAGCGATGCGTCGCTGAAAGGCGCTGGCGACGTCGCTACAGAGTTCAACTAATTGAACTTTGACACGATCGCTGACCTCACTTTTCATCCGTGAACCAATAGAATCGTTGGATTACCGAGAAACgatgaatatgcaaatttatCAAGAGGCcgcttacaaataaaacaaaatggacgaCCGTAACTTTGTTCGCTGAGCGGTGTCCTAAAAAGTtagttttttcttgtttacgttcgatttttggaGCTGGTAAAAGTTACGAACATGTCGACAGGAAGGAAACTGCATAGGCAATCATTACAGTAACATTGCAGTCAATGTGTGAGTATTTTAAACAGTAAAATTAACGAAAAAACGTCTACCGAGTGGGGCAGTTTTTTTATGTATGCGTAGCCGTATGCACAAAGAATACAGATcacactaaaaacaaaataccttgATACAAACACACACGTACCCCCACTACTACTATTAAAATGTATTGTAATACATTGTTTTTCATCGAACAAAACTGGGTGTTACTGTATGTCATACGACAGCTTTGGTTTATGCTGCATGTTCTTGTTTTACCCTTCTTATCTTAATTAAACTTTCTTGGGTCGAGTTGACTTGACTGATCTCACGACTCGTCACTTGACATTActttaactttaaaaagttaaaaggtcTCCAACAGTGGAACAAAAAACAGTgggctgtttttataaattttatacTGAATATAACTTGGATCTCATGTTTACCGATTCTAGTTCGTTTGCAGATTATTAGGTATTATGGAtacttgtatttttcaaattaatataaaGCTAAATTTTACATGTTCAATTGTTAACTTTTGTATTTTGAACAGCATAAAGTGGCAAATGCTATGGGAGATTGATGTACACATCCCTTTGTGAAAAGGAGCAGGCCATCAGAGGTTCAGGGAAAACCAACAAGTATTGAGTTGCCAACTGATCAGCATCATGTAGAAACAGGTATGATGGTTACATCCAGGGACAATGGCATTGCTTGATGTATTCTTGACACACAATTAGTagaatatgcataaaacaattcCAAATCATACAATAATTGATTGTGTCGGTTttcagggctcgaaatcaacactggaccacaggccaagTCCAGTGGTTATagcgttgggccagtaaacttacgaCCGTTCAAGTCCAgtggtattgtgttttttaatttgaatagtAACACCTCATTGCATTTTAGTACACATATCTATTGAATGCCAATATATCTTCTTTTAGTGCTTGTTCCAACAGCAGTTTCAATGTAGTGTGTAGAAAGTGTTCTCCTCATATCGATCCCAGTCTTGTCAAattctctggtccagtaaaagtcttgtgatttttttcccccaaatcgAGCCCTGGTTGTATTAACCATGTAAACAAACTGTTGGAAAACTCTTCATGAAGATAGGGCTATGTAACATAATGAATTTGTGTTTTT
Proteins encoded in this region:
- the LOC139941199 gene encoding cytochrome P450 3A24-like; its protein translation is MEILGVDLSVTWVLVIGIVTLVAWYDWWSHQYFQRLGIPVADYVPVFGNILQWRHGFHQTFADFAKKYGKVFGMYDFRKPLLIVTDPEIVRNVCIKNFSSFNNRRKLPLRQRPLDKGLTLLDFQDWKDVRNVITPSFSASKMRLMSVLLNDCCDILVGNINEAQSGGKSVDCRRIFGGFSMDASARCGFGLEVDSQKNKDDPFVKHAKKGVQFSFFKPALILAAVFPILGPVFDYFDIGVFDTSATKFFSDVTKDACKLRKEEGKSAPQRVDMLQLMLNAHNDTDEERTDVVKEGVHNRRALTIEEVMAQGVIFFLAGYETTNALLSFAAYAMATNPDIQEKLHAEIDKSAPTRDSLGYDVIAKMDYLDKVVSETLRMYPTGTIFDRVCNETITYDGLTIEKGVAVVVAVWPIHYNEEYWPNPSKFDPERFSAENKESIQPGTYLPFGIGPRNCIGMRFALLVIKMALVRVMQNFRFEVSPETEIPLTLGSTNLAPKTLFVRFVPRK